TTAAAACATTAAAATTATTAGAGTCCCATATTCAAGTAAAATTATTTGGGAATGGATGTTTTTTAATCAGAGAGCCTAATGAAGATGATATAAAGTCTGCATATGAAGGAATAGAGTATATTTTAAATATATATAAGGAAAACAAATACGACATTATTATATTAGATGAAATTAATATAGCCATATACTTAAAATTACTAAAGGAAGAAGATGTCCTTAGACTAATAGACGAGAAACCAGAAAATATAGAATTAATATTAACAGGTAGGTACGCACCTAATAGTATTATAGAAAAGGCTGACTTAGTTACAGAAATGAAAGAAATAAAACATTATTATACACAGGGAGTTCCTAATAGAGAAGGTATAGATAAGTAAAAGGGCTAGATAATTATCTGCCCTTCTTTCTTTTAATAGACACAAATATTTTTCCTATTAAAAAAAACATTATTATAGTTAATACCATTTCTTTAAAACCAAAATAACCTTTAGTATCCTTTAAACTCACCACTTCAAAAGTAAAATTCTCCTTTGGCAATCTTTTAAAGTTACCTATATATATTTTTTTCTCTTTTTCTAAAGTTAATGAACTATTAGAAATGTCCGTTCCCCTTGGAGCTATTATCTTTATATTTAAATCATTAAAACTCTTCCAATAGGAAGCTGGTTCTAAAAAGTAATAATAATCAAACCTATTATATGTATAACTACTTTTAGAGTCAGTTCTACTTCTTCCACTTTTTTGTACATAGCTTATATTTAAAGTATTTTCCACTTTAGGTTCCATTTTAACTTTAAATAAGATTGCATAAATGGCATTTTCAGATAAATCTTCATAAGCTTCTTTTGTGTTATTTAGTTCATCTATTATATCTGAAAAGGATAGATTTTTATTAAAGGTATCTTTATATATGGCCTTTCCCTTTAATCCTTCTTCATGATCAAATTGTAAATTTTTAAGAACTTTTATTTCACTATCTATTTCCACACCATTATAAGTTATTTTTGCAAATTTATTTTTCAAATGTATACCTCTGCCTACAAATGGAAAACACATATTTATTTTTTCTCTTTTATCAGAAGTATTTTTCATCCTATAGTTCACATTCACATGGGCTATACCGAGATCTTTCCTATTTATATTAAATTCTATTTGTTCATTTAATACTTCCACATTATTATTTTCATATGGAACAGGATTAAGCACTGGAGCTCCCTCATAAATCCAAGGGCCTGCATTAGCATAAGAAATATTTGTCATAAGAATTATCATTAATAAAAACAACATAATCTTTCTCATTTTAATCACCCCTAAAAATTAAACTTTGTTAACTTCCTAAATTTTATCATTTTTGAAAAATATATTAAAGGGGTATGATCTACATTGATCATACCCCCATATTAACTATCTTATTTTCACTTCATTAAAATAATCCTCTATTTCTGACCTTATGTATTCTAATTCTTCCTTATTATATGAAGTGAATTTATTTTTACCTTCTAAAACAGTCTTCCTGTCTCTGAAGTTTTGTATTATATATCTCTTACTTCCCTTTAACTCTTTAGCAATTTCTAATATATCTTCCGTACTTACTAATTCTCTGCATACTGTGGTTCTAAATTCATAGTCTACATTAGAAGTTGTTAATAACTTTATACTTTCTTTTAGATTATCCACATTAACCGCCACGTTAGTCACAACAGCATACTTATTTATGGGTGCCTTCATGTCCATGGCTATATAGTCAACTAGATTTTCATCTATTAATCTCTTTATCATACTTGGATTAGTTCCATTAGTATCTAATTTAACTAATAAGCCTTCTTTTTTTATAGAAACTATAAAATCATATAATTCTTCATGTAAGGTAGGCTCTCCACCAGATATGCATACTCCATCTATATATTTTTTTCTCTTCTTCAAAAACTCAAATATATGACTTTCTAAAATAGGAACTCCCTTATTTTCAACAAGGTCCTTATTATGACAGTACCCACATCTAAAGTTACATCCACCCATAAAATACATGGTACATATTTTATCTGGATAATCTATGAAAGAAGTTTTTTCATGGCCTAATATATTCATCTTATACGGCCTTTATAATCTTTTTATCTTCTTTATCTTCTAAACTCTTTTTAGTAGAATATTCTACCCTATCCTTATATTCTTCTTTCTTCCCCTTATTCCATGCCTGAACTGGTCTGTGGAAACCCACTACCCTAGTCCAAACTTCTGCTTCTTCATTACAAATAGGACAATTATAGTGTTCTCCTGATAAATATCCATGTTCATCACAGATGGAGAAAGTTGGCGTAATTGTTATGTATGGAATAGCACTATTTTTCATAACTCTCTTTATTAAAGTCTTACAAGTTTCTATACTTTCTATTTCTTCACCTATGAAACCATGAAAAACTGTCCCTCCCGTATATAGGGTTTGTAATTTTTCTTGAAGCTCTATAGTTTCAAATATATCATTAGTATAACCTACTGGTAATTGAGTAGAATTAGTATAGTATGGTTCCTTTTCTCCTTGAGTAAATATATTTGGATACATTTTTTTATCAAGTCTTGCAAACCTATAAGTGGCCCCTTCTGCTGGAGATGCTTCTAAATTCCATAGGCTACCTGTTTCCTCTTGAAATATTTGTATCACCTTATTCATAAACTCCATAACTTCTACTGCAAATTCATTGCCTTCTTCTGTAGTAATATCCACCCCTAATAGATTAACGCAGGCTTCATTCATTCCATTTAATCCAATAGTGGAGAAGTGGTTTTTAAAATATTCTCCCGTAGCTGCTTTAACTCCTTGTAAATAGAATCTCGAATAAGGATAAAGTCCAGCTTCCATATATTCTTCTAGTGCTTTTCTTTTCTCTTCACACACAATCTTGGCCTTTTCCATAAGAACTCTAACCTGTTTCTTAAATTCCTCTATAGTCTTAGAAGTATATCCTATCCTAGCCATGTTTAATGTAACCACATTTATAGATCCTGTTAATGGGTTAGCTCCGAATAATCCGCCTCCCCTTTTTCTAAGTTCTCTATTATCAAGTCTTAATCTACAACACATACTTCTTACGTCTTCTGGAGACATATCCGAGTTTAAAAAGTTAGCAAAATATGGAGTACCAAATTTCCTAGTCATCTCCATAATAGAGTTAACTGCTTCTGAATCCCATGGAAAATCATCAGTTATGTTTACTGTAGGAATAGGGAAACTAAATGCTCGCCCTGCTCCATCACCTTCCATCATTACTTCACAAAAGGCCTTATTAAACATATCCATTTCCTTTTGAAATTCTTTATATGTTTTATCCATTTTTACTCCGCCTATTATTACTCCTTGATTTTTAACTAAGGCATGGGGAGTAATATCAAGGGTTATATTTGTAAATGGAGTTTGAAATCCAACTCTTGTAGGTACATTTAGGTTAAACACAAATCTTTGAATTGCCTTTTTAACCTGTTCATAGTCTAAATTATCATAATATATAAATGGTGCTAAATATGTATCTATACTAGATACAGCTTGCGCTCCCGCTGATTCTCCTTGAAGGGTATATAGTAAATTTACTAATTGTCCCAAAGCTGATTCAAAGTGCTTAGGAGGTTTTGATTCTATTTTTCCCTTAGCTCCCTTAAATCCATTTCTTAAAAATGCTTCTAAATCCCATCCACAGCAATATGGAGCAAGTAAACCTAAATCATGTATATGTAAATCACCCTTTATATGGGCATCTCTAAGTTCTTTTTTGTATATTTTATTTAGCCAATACTTTTTAGTAATACTCTCTACTATATGATTATTAAGACCTTGAAGTGAAAATCCCATATTGGCATTTTCGTTTACTCTCCAATCTTCAAGATTCACATACTCTTCTACCATTTTCTCAGCATCCATAAATAGATTTCTTACTTCTCTTATTTCCTCATGCTTTTTTCTGTACAAAATAAATGCCTTTGCTGTTTTAGCATGGCCTTCTTCGATTAATACCTTTTCAACTATATCTTGTATATCCTCCACAGTGGGGATACTAGCTCCGTGACTTTCATTTATTATGTCAATTACTATTTTAGCTAATTTTTTTGCTGCCATCTCATCCTTTCCATCTACCGATTTAGCAGCAGAAAATATGGCTTCTTTTATCTTTATGGGATCAAAATCCACAATTTCACTATTTCGCTTTTGAACCTTTGTTACTGACACAATACCCCTCCTATAGTGTTTCTCTCTTTTTCACATACTACATATAGTATATTATGCATTATCTTTAAAATATATGACAAGCACCCTATTTATAGTTTAATTTCATTTCTTGTATAGTTATTTTATTTTTCTTAGTATTTCTTTCCATTTCTCCCATTTAGCTTTTTTTGGCATGAAAAAACATATATTAGAACCCTTTTCCTATTTTTTCGAAACTTTATACTTTTATAAAACTGTCTAAAAGCATACTATGAACATGTTCTAGGTCAGAAGTCAGAATATGTCTTTTTTAGGTATATAAAACTATTTTTTGTCGAAAAAGATAAGTAGGAAATTTAGGGCTTCCCCAGACCTTTTACCATTAATTAGGTGTTGAGTGTTGTTTTTTCTTAATAAACTCAAAAAAAAACCTGATTAATCAGGTTCTTTTGAAAATGCTAGAAAAACATATTTAATTAAATCCTTTATCTGTTTCACATCATCTTTTTTAAGTAGGTTAAAGGAATCCTTTTCTATCACTTTATTTTCTGCCATCTTAGCTACCTTGTATATATCATATTCTGTAATTTTTCTTCCCTTTAAAAATTCTTCAACTTCCCTTATCCTTACAGGAGTACTGCCTGGCATATAAAAGGCAATTCTATATTCATCATTAATTTTCCCTATTGATAAATTAGTTATGGATAAATTCCCCTTATTCTTATATATTTTTATAAATCCACCATCTATATATTCATGATAAGGTATTTTAATTCCTTTTACTATTTCTCCTCTTTTTAATGACGTAGTTCCAGTCCAGGTAAGAAATTCATCTATTGGTATTTGCCGTTCTCCCCTTACATAACTATATATCATAACTTCCGTATCTAATATGATTAAAGTTGTAAGAGTATCTCCTAAGTATGATCCGTTGCAAATATTCCCTATTACAGTTCCTCTTTTCCTTATTCTCTCTGTTCCTATGGATTCCATGCTATCTATTAGTATTCTGTATTTTTCTTGCACTACATTACTATTTATTAAATCCTTTAGTGTAGCACAGGCACCTATATATAATCCTTTGTCTTCAACAAAATCAATTTTATGAAGTGCCTCTATCCCCTTTATATCTACTAATATGTCTGCTTTAACTGTTTCGTTTTTTATCCTTTCTATTAAGTCAGTGCCTCCATTTAGTATATGTGTGTATGTTCCATTTTTAATTAATATTTCACTAGCTATCTCCAAGTTGTCGGGTCTATAGTATTGAAAACCGATCATAGTAAACCCCCATTTTATTCTTCATGGGAGCATGATTATATCTATCAAATATTATTTCATTATAAAACTATCAAGAAATTTTATAGTTCAATAGATTATATACCGTCCCCAGCGATCATTCCCCATGAAGTTATTAAATAGTTATCCTTAGTTAATTATACGCTTATGTACCCTTGTATTATTTCCATATATTTGAAATATTATGATTTTTAATTTCATCTTTATTTAAAAATTCGCATACACACTGAAATACACTAGTCCCTATAACTCTTCCATGACTACATATATTTATACATTTCTTAATATGATCATGAGAATCTATATGAGCTATCTCCATATCCTTTTTTACTTTAAAATTATTTCTTATCATACCACTTATAATTCCATCCATATGAGCTATTACTTCCCGTTCTCCTATATATGCAATTATATCTCCTTTTTTTACCGAAGTACCTATGTCCTTTAAAACCTTTATTCTTCCATTATTATGTGCTTTAATTTTATATTTAAAATCCATGTTGTTTTTTTTCTCTACTCTACCTTCATATAAAACCATTCCTAATTCACTACCCTTATTAGGATTTATTATTACATGGACATCCTCTTGTGCTACAAATCCAGGTCCTATTCCAATGACTAGCTTGCCCATCATCTTATTTGTTCCAAAGTTTTTATTAGCAAGTATAGAATCTACTACAATGGTTATATCTTGGTGATACAATTCTCTTCCTATCTCATCAATTAAAACTGCCACATGGTCTTTACTCTTTTCTATTGCCTTCTCTATATTGTCTACCAATGTAGCTAAAACCCCTTCTACTCTTACCTCTTTTTCGTATACAGCCTCTGCAAAGGATACCTTTCTTCTAGTGGTAGTGGGTTTTTTCTTTTCAAATATTATAACCCTAAATCCACTTTTATATAAATGGCACCCTACGGCAGTAGCTATGGGCCCTCCCCCTCTTATACCAACTATATGATTCATATACTCTCCCCCAGTCTAAACTTCACTCTCTCCTAGCCTATAGGTAACATACGGAATTAACATATTATAAAATAGAAGTACTTTGAATATTAAGCTGTCATATCCTGTGAAAAAGAAATACATTAAAGCATGAAATATAACCCTTCCCATGGTTAAGAAAAATACCCTTAGGATTAAGTTATCAAACACATCTTCCATGGTTTCAGAGTATTTTTTTGTAATATAGAGTTGTATTCCTACTAGTGGTTTACTAAAGAAGCTATCTCCTATAACTATCATAAAACTATATATTAAAAATCCTGTAAACATGGGTTTTATTAAAAATACCATAGCTATGCTTAAACATAGAGATCCCATAAACATAAGATTTTTTCTTTCAACCTTTTCTGTAAGTCTTATATATAAATAATAAAATAATATGGCCAACAGGGAAAATCCTGAGTTGAGCATCCCTGTTAATCCCTCTTTATTGGAGAAGCTAAATAAAAAAATACTATAGGATATGATTCCAAATTCCCAATAGGGAGTGAGTATTCCATTGGTCATAGTTATTTTCAAGAAATCTTTGTTTTTTAATCTCTTAAAATTAAGTTTTCCTAGGCTGTGGATTTTACTGCTTGGAATGAACATTACATTAATAAACTGTATTATGAGTAGAATTACAAGGGTATATATCATATATATAAATCCATATTTTTCTATGACTATTCCTGAAATTAGGGGAGTTATAATTGAAGAAGCCTTATTTACCATTCCTAATATACTTATAAACTTGTCTGCAGCCTCTTTATCTAACTTATTAGCTTGGAAGAAATTTAAGTTGAAAAAGAACATCCCATCTCCACACCCTCCTAAAAATCCGATTATAGGGGCATAGTGATAGGTATTTTCTTTAAGTATGGCTGTAATTATGAATAAACTTATAAATGATATGGAAGATAATATGTAGTTAATTTTCATATTTTTAAGAGCTATTCTATTAGCTATATAAAAAGAAAGAAAAGCTGCAATATAATTGCAGCTATTGAATATAGCCACTGATTTAATATCTTTAGATGTCTTCCAAAGATATATATTTACAAATATAAGTACAAAACTTTTAAATATGGAATATATCAATCTTAAAAATATTATCTGTTTATATTCCCTATTCATTTTTTTCACCTCTATATCTATATTTCTACAACCGTTCCTGATTTCCCTTTTACAGCATCACTACCTTTATTTAAAGATGCTATTATGGCCTTCCTACCTTTTTTAGAGGAAGCAAATTTCACAGCTGCATTTATTTTAGGTAGCATACTTCCCTTTGCAAAATGACCTTCTGCTACAAATCTATTAGCTTCTTTAACAGAAACTGAATCTAACCACATCTCATCTTTCTTCCCAAAGTTTAATGCAACCTTTTCCACAGCTGTAAGTATTAGTAGTATGTCCGCATCTAAATCTTCTGCTAATTTTTCAGAGGCTAAATCCTTATCTATTACAGCTTCTACTCCCTTTAGGGTATTTTCCTTAATAACGGGAATTCCCCCTCCACCTACAGTTATTACTATATATTCGTCTACTAACTTTTTAATTACATCTATTTCAACTATTTCTTTAGGAACAGGTGATGGTACAACCCTTCTATAACCACGACCTGCATCCTCTGTCATAGTATATTCTTTTTCTTCTATTAATATATCCGCCTCTTCTTTTGAATAGAATTGGCCTATAGGTTTCGTAGGATTCTTAAAAGCCTTATCATTTTTATCTACTACCACCTGAGTAACTATGGATATGGCCTTTTTATCTATATTCCTAAGTTGTAGTTCTTCTCCTATAGCCTGTTGTAGATGATACCCTATCATTCCTTGAGTCATGGCTCCGCATACATCTAATGACATGGGAGGAATTTCATTTTTAGATTGTTCATTTTGAAGTAATATTCTTCCCACTTGAGGCCCATTACCATGGGCAATTACTAATTGGTGTCCTTCTTCTATTAAATCACATATATGTTTTGATGTTTCCTTTATAATATTTAGCTGCTCCAAGGCAGTAGGTGCTTTTTTCCCCTCTTGAAGAGCATTTCCTCCTAGTGCTACTACTATCTTCATAAACAATCCCCCTATATGACTCCATTATTTCTCAATTCATTTATATATTCTTCATCATATGTCAGGTATTTTTCTAATATTTCCTTTGTGTGTTCTCCTAAAGTAGGAGCTGCCTTTTCTATTTTCCCTGGAGTTTTACTCATCTTTATAGGTATTCCAGGAATTTTAGTTTTTCCAGCCACCCTGTGGTCTACTTCCACTATCATTTCCCTACTCTTTACTTGTTCATTTTCAATAACCTTATCTACACTATTTATAGGAGAGTTTGGAATTCCTTCTTCATCAAATATATGTTGCCATTCTTCAGTTGTCTTTTCCTCCATTATTTTATCCATAATAATTTTTAAACTTTCATAGTTTTCATTTCTCAGTGGATTAGACTTATATTTTTCATCTTCTATTAATTCTTCCCTATGAGCTATCATGCAGAATTTTTTCCAAAGGTTGTCATTACCTATGGCTATCATAATTTCCCCATCACTAGTCTCAAAATTCTCAAAGGGAACTATGGAAGGGTGTCTATTTCCCTTTGGTCCTGGTATTTCACCCGAAACCAAATATCTTGCTATGGCATTTTCAAGTATGGCCACCTGGCAATCAAGCATTGCTACATCTACCTTTTGTCCTTCTCCAGTCAGATTTCTATTATAAAGGGCTGATAATATTCCAATGGTAGTAAATAACCCTGCCGTTATATCTCCTATGGATGCCCCTACCCTAGTAGGCATATCATGGCCTGTAATACTCATTATGCCACCCATGGCTTGCACTACTGCATCATAAGCAGGTCTTTTACTATAGGGGCCTGAGTGACCAAATCCAGAGGATGCTGCATAAATTATCCTTGGATTTACTTTTCTTATTTCATCATAACCAAGACCTAATTTCTCCATAGTTCCAGGTCTAAAGTTTTCCACTATTACATCACATTTTTTCACTAATTCTTGTAATATTTCTTTGCCCTCTTGGGTCTTTAAATTTAGTGTCATACTCTTTTTATTCCTATTAATACTCATAAAGTAGGCACTTTCACCATTTATATGGGGCCCAAAGAATCTAGAATCATCTCCTCTCTCAGGCATTTCTACCTTTATAATCTCAGCTCCCATATCGCCTAATACCATAGTGGCATAGGGTCCTGCTAATACCCTCGTCAAATCTAATATTTTAATACCATTTAAGGAACCCATATTTAAATCCCCCTTTTATATGGAATTCTTTTAGCTGGTTCAAAAGCTGATCTTCCTTCAGTTAATATTCCCTCATATACTCCCACATTTCTATCTTCTAGATGATCAAATATCATAGGGCTGTTACAACCATATGTAACATGTTTTATAGGATTAGGATCTAATTTAACTCCTATTATTTCTTCACAGCCCCTACCCAAAGCAATAGTCTGGCCGATAGGATTTACAATCATACTATGACCAAAATAGTGAGTGCCTCCTGCATCTGCACCTATTGAATTGGCTGCTAATAAATATACATGATTATCATATGCACGAGCCTTATTTACAAACTCCCATATTTCAAAACTACGAAGAAGTGCCGCTGGCCTAGTGATAATCTCAGCTCCCTTTAGTGCAAGCATACGACTTAGTTCTGGAAAATCTCCATCATAACAGATTATAAGACCTATTTTTCCTAACTTCGTATCCACTACAACCACTTCATTGCCAGGAGTAGTCCATCCCCCTCCTTCTATCCTTTCCGTTGGGAATGGGTGGGTCTTTCTATAGTTTCCTAATATGTCTCCATTATCATCTATAAGCAAACTACTATTTAATATTTCACCAGGATTCTTCCCCTTTTCATAAAGAGGGAAGTTTATATGAATCTTTAATTCCCTAGCTAATTGTTGAATTTTTTTAGTGTCTCTACCCGGAACAAAATCTAACATTTCATAAAATTCCATAACCTCCATATTAGGAGTAAATCCAGTAGTAATACTCTCTGGCAATACTACCAACTCACAATCATATTCCTTCTTAGCCCTTATAATCCACTCACAACATTTATCAATATTCTGCTTTATCTTATTTGGCTCAATAGCCATCTGAATACAACATGCCACATGTTCTTTCATCTCAATTTCCCCCTTATAATCACTCTATCGTCCTTATTAAAATACCCGCCTAAGTAAGTATTAGACGGGTATTTTTTCTAATGCTAATAAACTACAGCACCTACAAGTTGAAATGAATCATAAATTTTTCAGCAGGTGGAACATCAGTATACCTTCTGCTGCAAACAATTATGAACCTTCTACAGTTACTATAAGATTTACACTATATAATCTGATAGTGACTTACCTGTGAAAATATTTCTGATTTATTGAAACCCAGTAGGTCCACTAAACTTTATATACTCAATTTTTCTTATTCCTCCACATCAAAGGCAACTATACGGCTAATACAAGATTCTCCACCTACAAATCTCCATGGGAAGCATCCTATAACTAATCTCTTGCCTGAAAGTTGGGCAATATCTCCACCTAAGTTTTCTGCATGGATAATATCATGTGGGAATAAATCATAATGCATTAATTGGTAATCATCTTCACTAAAGAAGTCATCTAATCCCTTATCATACTTTTGCATTAAGAACTTATCAGCTTTCTTAGCTTCCTTTGGACACCAATCTCTTATCTTAGTATTCATTGGATGATCTGCTGAACCACAATCTACACCAATCCATTTAAACTTCATTTTCTTACACCACTCAGAAAACTCCTTAGTAGGTCCTGGATGTCTTAACATGTATCTTTCTTCATCAGCTTCTGGCTGATCCCATGCATATTTGTGGTATCCAGTATTTATAATTAAAATATCTCCCTCTCTAATATCAGCTCTTGCCATTAAATCATCAGGAGTGTAGATTCCATAATCTTCAGCCATATCAGATATATCTACAACAACTCCAGGAGCCACTAATTCATCTAGTGGAATTTCAGATATATCTCTTCCATGAGTACAGAAATGGATAGATCCATCTAAATGAGTTCCCACGTGATTTGAATGAGTAAGTACTTGCCCATTGGCACCATTTGGAGCTAATCTTTTAAAGAACTTAATTTGAAGTGGCTCATAAGTTGGCCATGGTGGTGTTAAGTGACTTAATGGTTGAGTTAAATCATACATTTTTACATTTTTCCAATATGGTAACATTTTAAAATCCCCCTCTTAAACCTTATAATAGTAGTTTTTTATAATAATCCTTCTTCTTCTAAAGAAAGAACAAAGTCTTCAAGTGCATCTTCAAAGCACTTCATAGGTGGTCTTACTAGACCTGCAC
This window of the Anaeromicrobium sediminis genome carries:
- a CDS encoding cob(I)yrinic acid a,c-diamide adenosyltransferase → MTKGCIHVYTGNGKGKTTAALGIIMRAYGAGKKVFLGQFIKSMEYSEIKTLKLLESHIQVKLFGNGCFLIREPNEDDIKSAYEGIEYILNIYKENKYDIIILDEINIAIYLKLLKEEDVLRLIDEKPENIELILTGRYAPNSIIEKADLVTEMKEIKHYYTQGVPNREGIDK
- a CDS encoding anaerobic ribonucleoside-triphosphate reductase activating protein, with product MNILGHEKTSFIDYPDKICTMYFMGGCNFRCGYCHNKDLVENKGVPILESHIFEFLKKRKKYIDGVCISGGEPTLHEELYDFIVSIKKEGLLVKLDTNGTNPSMIKRLIDENLVDYIAMDMKAPINKYAVVTNVAVNVDNLKESIKLLTTSNVDYEFRTTVCRELVSTEDILEIAKELKGSKRYIIQNFRDRKTVLEGKNKFTSYNKEELEYIRSEIEDYFNEVKIR
- a CDS encoding ribonucleoside triphosphate reductase; the encoded protein is MSVTKVQKRNSEIVDFDPIKIKEAIFSAAKSVDGKDEMAAKKLAKIVIDIINESHGASIPTVEDIQDIVEKVLIEEGHAKTAKAFILYRKKHEEIREVRNLFMDAEKMVEEYVNLEDWRVNENANMGFSLQGLNNHIVESITKKYWLNKIYKKELRDAHIKGDLHIHDLGLLAPYCCGWDLEAFLRNGFKGAKGKIESKPPKHFESALGQLVNLLYTLQGESAGAQAVSSIDTYLAPFIYYDNLDYEQVKKAIQRFVFNLNVPTRVGFQTPFTNITLDITPHALVKNQGVIIGGVKMDKTYKEFQKEMDMFNKAFCEVMMEGDGAGRAFSFPIPTVNITDDFPWDSEAVNSIMEMTRKFGTPYFANFLNSDMSPEDVRSMCCRLRLDNRELRKRGGGLFGANPLTGSINVVTLNMARIGYTSKTIEEFKKQVRVLMEKAKIVCEEKRKALEEYMEAGLYPYSRFYLQGVKAATGEYFKNHFSTIGLNGMNEACVNLLGVDITTEEGNEFAVEVMEFMNKVIQIFQEETGSLWNLEASPAEGATYRFARLDKKMYPNIFTQGEKEPYYTNSTQLPVGYTNDIFETIELQEKLQTLYTGGTVFHGFIGEEIESIETCKTLIKRVMKNSAIPYITITPTFSICDEHGYLSGEHYNCPICNEEAEVWTRVVGFHRPVQAWNKGKKEEYKDRVEYSTKKSLEDKEDKKIIKAV
- a CDS encoding FAD binding domain-containing protein produces the protein MIGFQYYRPDNLEIASEILIKNGTYTHILNGGTDLIERIKNETVKADILVDIKGIEALHKIDFVEDKGLYIGACATLKDLINSNVVQEKYRILIDSMESIGTERIRKRGTVIGNICNGSYLGDTLTTLIILDTEVMIYSYVRGERQIPIDEFLTWTGTTSLKRGEIVKGIKIPYHEYIDGGFIKIYKNKGNLSITNLSIGKINDEYRIAFYMPGSTPVRIREVEEFLKGRKITEYDIYKVAKMAENKVIEKDSFNLLKKDDVKQIKDLIKYVFLAFSKEPD
- a CDS encoding MFS transporter; this encodes MNREYKQIIFLRLIYSIFKSFVLIFVNIYLWKTSKDIKSVAIFNSCNYIAAFLSFYIANRIALKNMKINYILSSISFISLFIITAILKENTYHYAPIIGFLGGCGDGMFFFNLNFFQANKLDKEAADKFISILGMVNKASSIITPLISGIVIEKYGFIYMIYTLVILLIIQFINVMFIPSSKIHSLGKLNFKRLKNKDFLKITMTNGILTPYWEFGIISYSIFLFSFSNKEGLTGMLNSGFSLLAILFYYLYIRLTEKVERKNLMFMGSLCLSIAMVFLIKPMFTGFLIYSFMIVIGDSFFSKPLVGIQLYITKKYSETMEDVFDNLILRVFFLTMGRVIFHALMYFFFTGYDSLIFKVLLFYNMLIPYVTYRLGESEV
- the arcC gene encoding carbamate kinase — protein: MKIVVALGGNALQEGKKAPTALEQLNIIKETSKHICDLIEEGHQLVIAHGNGPQVGRILLQNEQSKNEIPPMSLDVCGAMTQGMIGYHLQQAIGEELQLRNIDKKAISIVTQVVVDKNDKAFKNPTKPIGQFYSKEEADILIEEKEYTMTEDAGRGYRRVVPSPVPKEIVEIDVIKKLVDEYIVITVGGGGIPVIKENTLKGVEAVIDKDLASEKLAEDLDADILLILTAVEKVALNFGKKDEMWLDSVSVKEANRFVAEGHFAKGSMLPKINAAVKFASSKKGRKAIIASLNKGSDAVKGKSGTVVEI
- a CDS encoding CaiB/BaiF CoA transferase family protein, producing MGSLNGIKILDLTRVLAGPYATMVLGDMGAEIIKVEMPERGDDSRFFGPHINGESAYFMSINRNKKSMTLNLKTQEGKEILQELVKKCDVIVENFRPGTMEKLGLGYDEIRKVNPRIIYAASSGFGHSGPYSKRPAYDAVVQAMGGIMSITGHDMPTRVGASIGDITAGLFTTIGILSALYNRNLTGEGQKVDVAMLDCQVAILENAIARYLVSGEIPGPKGNRHPSIVPFENFETSDGEIMIAIGNDNLWKKFCMIAHREELIEDEKYKSNPLRNENYESLKIIMDKIMEEKTTEEWQHIFDEEGIPNSPINSVDKVIENEQVKSREMIVEVDHRVAGKTKIPGIPIKMSKTPGKIEKAAPTLGEHTKEILEKYLTYDEEYINELRNNGVI
- a CDS encoding carbon-nitrogen hydrolase family protein, whose amino-acid sequence is MKEHVACCIQMAIEPNKIKQNIDKCCEWIIRAKKEYDCELVVLPESITTGFTPNMEVMEFYEMLDFVPGRDTKKIQQLARELKIHINFPLYEKGKNPGEILNSSLLIDDNGDILGNYRKTHPFPTERIEGGGWTTPGNEVVVVDTKLGKIGLIICYDGDFPELSRMLALKGAEIITRPAALLRSFEIWEFVNKARAYDNHVYLLAANSIGADAGGTHYFGHSMIVNPIGQTIALGRGCEEIIGVKLDPNPIKHVTYGCNSPMIFDHLEDRNVGVYEGILTEGRSAFEPAKRIPYKRGI
- a CDS encoding cyclase family protein; this encodes MLPYWKNVKMYDLTQPLSHLTPPWPTYEPLQIKFFKRLAPNGANGQVLTHSNHVGTHLDGSIHFCTHGRDISEIPLDELVAPGVVVDISDMAEDYGIYTPDDLMARADIREGDILIINTGYHKYAWDQPEADEERYMLRHPGPTKEFSEWCKKMKFKWIGVDCGSADHPMNTKIRDWCPKEAKKADKFLMQKYDKGLDDFFSEDDYQLMHYDLFPHDIIHAENLGGDIAQLSGKRLVIGCFPWRFVGGESCISRIVAFDVEE